In one Parageobacillus genomosp. 1 genomic region, the following are encoded:
- a CDS encoding small acid-soluble spore protein P: MTNKNTGADMRKNAPKGDNPGQPEPLDGSKKVKNKNHTRQKHNSGHDM; encoded by the coding sequence ATGACCAATAAAAACACAGGCGCAGACATGCGTAAAAATGCGCCAAAAGGCGATAATCCGGGGCAGCCGGAGCCGCTAGACGGTTCAAAAAAAGTGAAAAACAAAAACCATACGCGGCAAAAACATAATTCCGGCCACGACATGTAA